The Cohnella abietis genome has a segment encoding these proteins:
- a CDS encoding zinc-dependent alcohol dehydrogenase, whose protein sequence is MKAAVIKEPYRFTIEDHPIPEPKQGEVRIRIHSVGICGSDVHGMEADGGARRVPGLVIGHESAGQIEAVGPDAGPWKVGDRVAIDPQLSCGYCYACERGWKNLCENGVTIGSSRKQMTHGTMREYITVPTRQIYKLPDNVSFDEGATLDFVGNAVHVLNRANSKLGDTFLVIGTGAIGLIAVQLAKLRGAGKVIAVDTSPSKLKLAEQFGADRTINPMFEDVLQVVKDETGGYGADIVLEMVGLPSTYETAILAAKMQGTVMALGFAASQVTIPIQALLFSEITIVGCTGFSFEGETVLKMISDGRINVKPLITHEYPLEEIDRGFEVLRDKTADAIKVIIHP, encoded by the coding sequence ATGAAAGCAGCAGTCATTAAAGAACCTTATCGGTTTACAATTGAAGATCATCCAATACCGGAGCCGAAGCAAGGCGAAGTACGAATCCGAATTCACTCCGTTGGTATTTGTGGCTCCGATGTTCATGGCATGGAGGCAGATGGGGGAGCAAGACGTGTTCCTGGACTCGTTATAGGACATGAATCAGCGGGTCAGATCGAAGCAGTTGGACCAGATGCAGGACCATGGAAGGTCGGAGATCGTGTCGCTATTGATCCTCAGCTATCTTGTGGCTATTGCTATGCTTGTGAAAGAGGCTGGAAAAACCTATGCGAGAACGGCGTAACAATCGGATCCTCTCGTAAACAAATGACACATGGAACAATGCGTGAGTATATCACGGTTCCTACGAGACAGATTTATAAACTTCCAGACAATGTTAGCTTTGACGAGGGAGCGACTTTGGATTTCGTCGGAAATGCAGTTCACGTTCTTAATCGTGCGAACAGCAAGCTTGGTGACACCTTCCTAGTCATTGGTACCGGTGCAATTGGCTTGATCGCCGTTCAGCTTGCTAAGCTAAGAGGTGCAGGTAAGGTTATCGCAGTAGATACATCGCCTTCGAAGCTTAAACTGGCTGAGCAATTCGGTGCGGATAGAACGATAAATCCGATGTTTGAAGATGTACTACAGGTCGTTAAAGATGAAACGGGCGGTTACGGAGCGGATATTGTTCTAGAGATGGTTGGGTTGCCGTCTACGTATGAAACAGCGATACTAGCTGCCAAAATGCAAGGAACCGTTATGGCACTCGGCTTTGCGGCTAGTCAGGTAACAATCCCGATCCAGGCGCTGCTTTTCAGCGAAATAACGATAGTTGGCTGTACGGGGTTCTCCTTTGAAGGAGAGACTGTGCTTAAAATGATCAGTGATGGCAGAATTAATGTTAAACCACTTATTACACATGAATATCCGTTAGAAGAAATTGATAGAGGCTTTGAAGTTTTGCGTGATAAGACAGCTGACGCCATTAAAGTTATTATTCATCCCTAA
- a CDS encoding CoA-acylating methylmalonate-semialdehyde dehydrogenase, with product MDIKETAIKLSNFIDGQWVQSASNDTEAVYQPATGEIIAYTPLSSQEDVDRGVQAAKNAFSSWSQTPVPKRARVLFRYQQLLVEHWEELAKLITTENGKSYEEAYGEVLRGIECVEFAAGAPSLMMGKQLPDIASRMESGMYRYPIGVIGGITPFNFPMMVPCWMFPLAIACGNTFVLKPSERTPLLANRLAELTKEAGFPDGVFNIVHGARDVVNGLIHHPDVKAISFVGSQPVAEYVHKTASASGKRVQALAGAKNHSIVMHDADMDLTVRQIINASFGSAGERCMACSVVVAVGDIADKLVERIKEASDEIRIGNGLEPDVFLGPLIRDSHKNRTLEYIKSGEEEGASLIRDGRTAPEASDKGYFLGPTIFDNVKSDMKIWRDEIFAPVLSIMRVESLEQAIGILNQSEFANGACIYTQNGSYVRQFRETVDAGMLGVNVGVPAPMAFFPFSGWKSSFYGDLHANGSDGVEFYTRKKMVTARW from the coding sequence ATGGACATCAAGGAAACGGCAATTAAGTTAAGTAACTTTATTGATGGACAATGGGTACAATCGGCTTCTAACGACACTGAAGCCGTATACCAGCCAGCAACAGGAGAAATTATCGCCTACACACCTTTGTCCTCGCAGGAGGATGTGGATCGCGGTGTGCAAGCAGCGAAGAATGCATTCTCTTCTTGGAGCCAAACTCCAGTACCTAAGAGAGCTAGAGTTCTCTTCCGATACCAGCAGCTGCTCGTTGAGCATTGGGAAGAGCTTGCCAAACTCATTACGACTGAGAACGGCAAGAGCTATGAAGAGGCGTACGGAGAAGTGCTCCGTGGAATCGAATGCGTGGAATTCGCAGCTGGTGCCCCGTCTCTTATGATGGGCAAGCAGCTTCCAGATATCGCAAGCCGGATGGAGTCGGGCATGTACAGGTATCCAATAGGCGTTATCGGGGGTATTACCCCCTTTAACTTCCCGATGATGGTCCCTTGCTGGATGTTTCCATTAGCGATAGCGTGCGGCAACACATTTGTTCTGAAGCCTTCAGAAAGAACGCCGTTGCTCGCTAACCGTCTTGCTGAATTGACGAAGGAAGCGGGTTTCCCTGACGGTGTATTCAATATCGTGCACGGAGCGCGTGATGTAGTGAATGGACTTATTCATCATCCAGATGTTAAGGCGATCTCATTCGTGGGTTCACAGCCGGTTGCCGAATATGTACACAAGACTGCTTCAGCAAGCGGTAAGCGGGTTCAGGCGTTAGCAGGTGCTAAGAACCATAGCATTGTTATGCATGATGCGGATATGGATTTAACGGTTCGTCAGATTATTAACGCTTCCTTCGGATCAGCCGGAGAGCGCTGTATGGCTTGCTCTGTCGTTGTAGCTGTTGGGGACATTGCTGATAAGCTAGTAGAACGGATTAAAGAGGCAAGTGATGAGATTCGCATCGGTAATGGATTGGAGCCTGATGTGTTCCTCGGTCCATTGATCAGAGATTCCCATAAGAATCGGACACTAGAATACATTAAGAGCGGCGAGGAGGAAGGCGCATCCCTCATTAGGGACGGTCGTACTGCTCCAGAAGCTTCTGATAAAGGATACTTCCTTGGACCTACTATATTCGATAATGTGAAATCCGATATGAAAATATGGCGGGATGAGATTTTTGCACCTGTACTCTCTATTATGCGTGTGGAAAGCTTAGAGCAAGCAATCGGCATTCTTAACCAATCTGAATTTGCGAATGGAGCTTGTATCTATACGCAAAACGGAAGCTATGTTCGTCAATTCAGAGAGACTGTAGATGCAGGGATGCTTGGCGTAAATGTAGGCGTTCCAGCACCGATGGCTTTCTTCCCCTTCTCCGGCTGGAAGAGCTCGTTTTATGGAGATTTGCATGCGAATGGCTCGGACGGTGTGGAGTTCTACACACGCAAGAAAATGGTTACTGCACGCTGGTAG
- a CDS encoding zinc-binding dehydrogenase → MKMKALVQYEKGSKKVRLEEIPVPDDLGPKEILMQVQAVGVCGSDLHIYHGTNGFYVKPRLVLGHEYSGTVVEVGSSVKMFKKGDRIVSETPIYVCDACVYCRSGQFDLCPHRLAFGATADGGMAQYVKTREGICHHVPDSISYEQAALTEPVSVAYNAVAHHSHIQPGDHVVIIGPGPIGLMCLQMAKLSSPGHLTIIGTKRDAKRLELAKSFGADEVIIVEEEDAVAKVTQVGDGFGADLVVDCVGISATLQQSMEMVRQGGQITKVGWGPAPVGFSLDPIIQKAVRLQGSFSHKYYQWENVLKLMDKKKIDPMPMTKIYAMDDWEQAFDEMHSLDHAKSIILPNA, encoded by the coding sequence ATGAAGATGAAAGCCTTGGTTCAATATGAAAAAGGCAGCAAAAAAGTACGCTTGGAAGAAATTCCGGTTCCTGACGATCTAGGACCCAAAGAAATTTTGATGCAGGTTCAAGCGGTCGGCGTTTGCGGCAGCGACCTTCATATTTATCATGGTACCAATGGCTTCTATGTTAAGCCTCGGCTTGTACTTGGGCATGAATATTCCGGAACTGTAGTTGAGGTAGGCTCAAGCGTCAAAATGTTCAAGAAAGGGGATCGCATCGTTAGCGAGACTCCGATCTATGTGTGCGATGCTTGCGTGTATTGTCGTTCCGGACAATTCGATCTTTGCCCTCACCGCTTGGCGTTCGGCGCTACAGCTGACGGAGGTATGGCGCAATACGTCAAAACCCGTGAGGGAATTTGCCATCATGTGCCTGATAGCATTTCATACGAGCAAGCTGCCCTTACAGAACCCGTTAGCGTTGCCTACAACGCAGTAGCTCATCATTCCCACATCCAGCCTGGAGATCATGTTGTTATCATTGGCCCAGGTCCTATCGGACTCATGTGCCTTCAGATGGCCAAGCTATCTTCTCCAGGACATCTAACCATCATCGGAACGAAGAGGGATGCTAAGCGATTAGAGCTTGCTAAGTCCTTCGGCGCAGATGAAGTTATAATAGTAGAGGAAGAGGATGCAGTAGCTAAGGTTACGCAGGTAGGAGACGGCTTTGGTGCTGACCTAGTCGTGGACTGCGTAGGAATAAGCGCTACCTTGCAGCAAAGCATGGAGATGGTGCGACAAGGCGGTCAGATCACGAAGGTAGGCTGGGGTCCGGCTCCGGTAGGATTTTCGCTTGACCCTATCATCCAGAAGGCGGTAAGACTTCAAGGCTCCTTCAGCCATAAGTACTATCAATGGGAGAACGTGCTGAAGCTGATGGACAAGAAAAAAATCGATCCAATGCCGATGACTAAAATATATGCAATGGATGATTGGGAGCAGGCTTTCGATGAAATGCATTCACTCGACCATGCCAAATCAATTATTTTACCGAACGCATAA
- a CDS encoding sugar phosphate isomerase/epimerase family protein, producing MKQNFELKNDKIRSHFLELKQRNPEALKQDLNLSWSNWGFGLETLDESMRRLHDSDLRFIELHGNHYGPDLGYKAKDVQKLLQIYGMEVSGICGMFSKDNDLSSNSAIHRQAAIDYLKRELDFAAAVGADYILVVPGAVGRPTAYDDSEFERSVETLNIVGDLFVKYGIKAAIEPIRSAEVSFIHTIKDAKSYIRAVNHPGIAHINGDIYHMQSEEEHIGEAIIEAGPRLVNLHLADSNRSALGQGAMDLDIIIMSLYLLSFNSNDRFVTPEPLGPGGAPYPAMYGKPNKQFLNQLVKDSVTYFRQREVIIKQNL from the coding sequence TTGAAGCAAAATTTTGAGCTTAAGAACGATAAAATTCGCTCTCATTTTCTAGAGCTTAAGCAGCGTAATCCAGAGGCACTCAAGCAAGATTTGAATCTTTCATGGAGTAATTGGGGATTCGGGCTGGAAACACTGGACGAGTCGATGAGAAGGCTGCATGACTCGGACCTCCGATTCATTGAGCTGCACGGCAATCATTATGGGCCAGATCTGGGCTATAAGGCCAAAGACGTTCAGAAGCTGCTGCAAATTTATGGGATGGAAGTATCGGGCATATGTGGAATGTTCTCGAAGGACAATGATTTATCCAGCAATAGCGCGATACACAGACAAGCGGCCATTGATTACCTAAAGCGTGAGCTGGATTTCGCTGCAGCGGTGGGCGCCGATTATATTCTAGTTGTGCCTGGAGCGGTAGGACGTCCAACTGCTTACGATGACTCGGAATTCGAGCGAAGTGTGGAAACCCTGAATATCGTAGGTGACTTATTCGTTAAATACGGGATTAAAGCAGCTATTGAGCCTATCCGGTCAGCTGAGGTCAGCTTTATCCATACGATTAAAGATGCCAAGAGCTATATTAGAGCCGTAAATCATCCAGGAATCGCACATATTAACGGTGACATATACCACATGCAATCTGAGGAAGAGCATATTGGGGAAGCGATTATAGAAGCTGGGCCAAGGTTAGTAAACCTGCATCTAGCGGACAGTAACCGGAGCGCATTGGGACAAGGTGCAATGGATTTGGACATTATCATCATGAGCTTGTACTTGTTATCCTTCAACAGTAATGACAGATTTGTCACTCCTGAGCCGCTTGGCCCCGGTGGTGCCCCATATCCCGCTATGTATGGCAAGCCAAATAAGCAATTTTTGAATCAGCTTGTTAAAGATTCGGTTACTTATTTCCGCCAGCGTGAGGTTATTATTAAGCAAAATTTATAA